The following coding sequences lie in one Candidatus Zixiibacteriota bacterium genomic window:
- a CDS encoding TolC family protein codes for MLKSCLKITLVVFFILWFSSPSFSQEKLILNLEKSLETAYQNNRTLLSQKEKIRSSGFKISEAKSSFYPQLSFQGTYTYLGVIPSISVSVPGFFKGEFKTGFHDNFDFGLSLQQSIFTWGRIQNSYSLSKLNLKLEEENYNKNKQKITYDVTSSFYSALLARELIQVREEALKNIEEHLKTVDLRYKAGQASEFDLLRAKVQLANARPPLLQAKQAYDLGLSFFKNILGLAQEAEVELKGELFFKPVEVKLESATQEALLQRPELKSLELQRTIAQKGLAIARAGNKPSLFGIANYDYENPFYGEKRWDSNWNITFSLSFPLFDGFATRSKVNQAGSDLKQLDLGEQDLKEGIKLEVKEAVTSLDLAKETILSQQETVNQAKESLRIAKVQYAQGIITSLEEMDAELALTFAQINYLQALADYLRAQAQYNKAVGQE; via the coding sequence ATGCTGAAGTCCTGTCTGAAAATAACTCTGGTTGTTTTTTTCATTCTCTGGTTTAGCTCTCCTTCCTTTTCTCAGGAGAAACTAATCCTGAACCTGGAGAAAAGCCTTGAAACCGCTTACCAGAATAATAGAACCCTTTTGAGCCAGAAGGAGAAGATCAGGTCTTCAGGGTTTAAGATCTCAGAGGCGAAATCAAGTTTCTACCCTCAGCTTTCATTTCAAGGGACTTATACATATTTAGGGGTAATTCCCAGTATTAGTGTTTCCGTTCCTGGTTTTTTCAAGGGAGAGTTCAAAACCGGTTTTCACGATAATTTCGATTTTGGGCTTTCACTCCAGCAGTCGATTTTCACCTGGGGAAGAATCCAGAACAGTTACTCCCTCTCCAAGTTGAATCTCAAATTGGAGGAGGAGAATTATAATAAAAATAAGCAGAAAATAACTTATGATGTGACCAGCTCTTTCTATTCGGCTCTTTTAGCCCGGGAGCTTATCCAGGTAAGGGAGGAGGCTCTAAAGAATATCGAAGAACATCTTAAAACCGTAGATTTGAGATACAAAGCTGGTCAAGCCTCAGAATTCGATCTTTTAAGGGCAAAGGTTCAGTTAGCCAATGCCAGACCACCGTTACTTCAGGCAAAACAAGCATATGATTTAGGTTTAAGCTTTTTTAAAAACATATTAGGACTTGCTCAAGAGGCAGAAGTTGAGCTGAAGGGTGAGCTTTTTTTCAAACCAGTAGAAGTAAAACTGGAAAGTGCAACTCAAGAAGCTCTTTTACAGAGGCCGGAACTGAAATCTTTAGAGCTTCAGAGGACGATAGCACAAAAGGGTCTGGCAATTGCTCGGGCTGGTAACAAGCCTTCACTATTTGGCATCGCTAATTACGATTATGAAAACCCTTTTTACGGCGAGAAGAGATGGGATAGTAACTGGAATATCACCTTCTCTTTGAGTTTCCCCTTGTTTGATGGTTTTGCCACACGCTCTAAAGTTAATCAAGCCGGGTCAGATTTGAAACAATTAGACCTGGGAGAACAGGATTTAAAAGAAGGTATAAAATTGGAGGTAAAAGAGGCAGTCACCAGCCTTGATTTAGCCAAAGAGACGATCCTTTCTCAGCAAGAAACTGTCAATCAGGCAAAGGAAAGCCTGCGCATTGCCAAGGTTCAATATGCCCAGGGGATAATAACCAGTTTAGAGGAAATGGATGCCG